The following proteins are co-located in the Dromiciops gliroides isolate mDroGli1 chromosome 2, mDroGli1.pri, whole genome shotgun sequence genome:
- the CRIPT gene encoding cysteine-rich PDZ-binding protein, which yields MVCEKCEKKLGTVITPDTWKDGARNTTESGGRKLNENKALTSKKARFDPYGKNKFSTCRICKSSVHQPGSHYCQGCAYKKGICSMCGKKVLDTKNYKQTSV from the exons GTGAAAAGAAACTTGGCACTGTTATTACTCCAGATACTTGGAAGGATGGAGCACGGAACACTACAG AAAGTGGTGgaaggaaattaaatgaaaacaagGCTTTGACTTCAAAGAAAGCAAG ATTTGACCCATATGGAAAGAATAAGTTCTCCACTTGCAGAATTTGTAAAAGTTCTGTGCATCAGCCAGGTTCTCATTACTGCCAAGGCTGTGCTTACAAAAAAG gcATTTGCTCAATGTGTGGCAAAAAGGTTTTGGATACCAAGAACTACAAGCAAACATCTGTTTAG